DNA sequence from the Blastomonas fulva genome:
GGGCGCAAGCGGCCCTGACGAACGTGTCTGGTCATAGGTCGGCAGCCAGCGGATGCCGTAATCGTCCCCTGCCATGATCTGGAACCGGCGCCTGCTATAATCGGCAGCAGCAGCAGCCTGTTCGCGCCATTGCGGGGTGACCATGTCATTGTCGAAATGGCCCGCGGGATAGATCTGTCCGCCTGCGATGTTGGATGTGGTGCCCGGCGGCAGCGTTTCGGTGTAGATCGTGACGGAGTAGCCCGCCTCCTGCGCCAGCCGCGTGGTGGTCAGCCCCATGATCCCCGATCCGATCACCGCGACAGGTCCCGAATGGCCGGGCAGGCCCAGCGCCGTTGCCAGCCGCGAGCTTCCCCAGCTCAGCGAAATTCCGCCGCCGCCATGGCCGTAATTGTGGACCAGCAGAGATTCGCCCAACCTTTCGGCGCGGACCACGAAACCGGACGGGCGATAGGGGCGCAGCCCAGCCACGGTGCGGATAATGCGCGAAGGATCGACATTGACGCGCGCCAGGCAGCGCGGGGCCGTTGCGCCGAGCCGCGCCACCGAGCGCGATTGCACCGTCGTGCAGCCGCTCAGCGCCAGTGCAGCCCCGGCAGAGGACACCAGTCCGCGTCGATCCACCTGCCATGCCATGGAGCCGACCATAAGGTCTCAGCTCTCGGTGTCGAGAACTTCGATCGTCAGCTGGTCGTTCGTATAGACGCAGACATCGGCGGCGATCTTCATCGCCTTGCGCGCGACGGTTTCGGCATCGGCTTCATATTCGAGCAGCGCGCGCGCTGCGGCGAGCGCATAGTTTCCGCCGGATCCAATTGCGGCGACGCCATCGACCGGTTCGAGCACGTCGCCATTTCCGGTGAGAATCAGGGTCACGTCCTTGTCGGCGACGATCATCATCGCTTCCAGGTTGCGCAGATACTTGTCGGTGCGCCAGTCCTTGGCGAGCTCAACCGCCGCGCGCATCAGCTGGCCCGAGTGCCGCTCGAGCTTGCCCTCGAGCCGCTCGAACAGGGTGAAGGCATCGGCGGTTGCGCCGGCAAACCCGCCGATCACCGAACCGTCACCGAGACGGCGAACCTTGCGGGCGTTGGGTTTCATGATGGTCTGGCCCATGGAAACCTGGCCGTCGCCCGCGATCACCGCCTTGCCGTTCCTGCGAATGCCGACGATGGTTGTGCCATGCCATGTCGGCATGCTGCTGTCTTGTCTGCTCATGGCGCGGGATATGGTGGGAACAGCAAAGCGCTGCAAGCCCTACATGATCCGCCGGACTTCATCACCGTTGTACAACCGGATATCGGCGCCGATGCGCTCGACCTGGGCGAGGCCGGCGCCAAAGGCTGCCATGTGCGGCGACGTCAGATGCGCATCGAGCGCTGCGTCGTCGGTCCAGCGTTCGGCAATGCGCAGAATGTCGGGATTGGCCATGTCGCGCGCGAAGCTGTAATGCAGACAGCCCTCTTCCTGGTGCGTCGCCTCGACCATGATGCGCGCGGCTTCGGCGAACTTGTCGATTTCGCCCGGCGCAAAGTGGAGCCAG
Encoded proteins:
- a CDS encoding FAD-dependent oxidoreductase, which codes for MAWQVDRRGLVSSAGAALALSGCTTVQSRSVARLGATAPRCLARVNVDPSRIIRTVAGLRPYRPSGFVVRAERLGESLLVHNYGHGGGGISLSWGSSRLATALGLPGHSGPVAVIGSGIMGLTTTRLAQEAGYSVTIYTETLPPGTTSNIAGGQIYPAGHFDNDMVTPQWREQAAAAADYSRRRFQIMAGDDYGIRWLPTYDQTRSSGPLAPDPMFPGRVRLSADHHPFPADNVVRYDTMYVETGRFMERLLRDIRIAGGAVRVRRFNSAAEVAALPERLVFNCTGLGAAALFGDTELVPVRGQLAVLIPQPEIDYAYALRAGYMFPRGDGILLGGTYERGEYVAEPQPQDIADIVESHRSLMAGWRCA
- a CDS encoding putative quinol monooxygenase, with product MLIIEGWLHFAPGEIDKFAEAARIMVEATHQEEGCLHYSFARDMANPDILRIAERWTDDAALDAHLTSPHMAAFGAGLAQVERIGADIRLYNGDEVRRIM
- the hslV gene encoding ATP-dependent protease subunit HslV, yielding MPTWHGTTIVGIRRNGKAVIAGDGQVSMGQTIMKPNARKVRRLGDGSVIGGFAGATADAFTLFERLEGKLERHSGQLMRAAVELAKDWRTDKYLRNLEAMMIVADKDVTLILTGNGDVLEPVDGVAAIGSGGNYALAAARALLEYEADAETVARKAMKIAADVCVYTNDQLTIEVLDTES